In Uranotaenia lowii strain MFRU-FL chromosome 2, ASM2978415v1, whole genome shotgun sequence, one genomic interval encodes:
- the LOC129747920 gene encoding RIP-like protein — protein MEVVQSPPIYHTSVTQKARSRDAAHRFKYGSPKLVDMMREKCRNRIKEARSEQLLRKRNIVQEEQALLESIVREELSELEHDIELQRLIFEELISQTDEWLFLEYERSETYQIDEYGEDPPVFCPVCQKHQLTNDGGQLGCPCGAKVRFAGKVTEFGQMLGCVLDGHERSGCSSNLQFFMEPLIDNNEGIGQLNAFCPGCDFYRSLTN, from the exons ATGGAAGTTGTTCAATCGCCTCCAATCTATCACACCAGCGTCACCCAGAAAGCACGTTCCCGGGATGCTGCCCACCGTTTCAAATACGGTTCCCCTAAACTTGTGGACATGATGCGAGAG AAATGTCGCAATCGCATCAAGGAAGCCCGCAGCGAGCAGCTGCTCCGGAAGCGGAATATCGTCCAGGAGGAGCAAGCCCTGCTGGAATCGATCGTCCGGGAGGAGCTGTCGGAACTGGAGCATGACATCGAGCTGCAGCGGCTCATCTTCGAGGAACTGATTTCCCAGACGGACGAATGGCTCTTTCTGGAGTACGAGCGTTCGGAAACCTACCAGATCGATGAGTACGGTGAAGATCCACCGGTGTTTTGTCCCGTTTGCCAGAAGCACCAACTTACAAATGATGGCGGCCAGCTGGGATGTCCCTGTGGAGCAAAGGTTCGATTCGCCGGTAAGGTAACTGAATTTGGTCAGATGCTCGGCTGCGTGCTGGATGGTCACGAACGATCCGGGTGTTCCTCGAATTTACAATTCTTCATGGAACCCCTGATTGATAACAACGAAGGTATTGGACAGTTGAATGCTTTCTGTCCCGGCTGTGATTTCTATAGAAGCTTGACGAACTAA